atcatcaccatcaccatcatcatcatcatcaccatcatcaacaatcaccatcatcatcatcatcaccatcaccatcatcaccatcatcaacaatcaccatcaccatcatcaacaatcaccatcatcatcatcatcatcaccatcatcaacaatcaccatcaacaatcaccatcaccatcatcatcatcatcaccatcaccatcatcatcatcaccatcatcatcatcaccatcatcaacaatcaccatcaccatcatcaacaatcaccatcatcatcatcatcaccatcatcatcaccatcatcaacaatcaccatcatcaacaatcaccatcatcaataatcaccatcatcatcaacaatcaccatcatcatcatcaccatcatcatcatcaccatcatcaccatcatcaccatcatcaacaatcaccatcatcaataatcaccatcatcatcatcatcatcatcaccatcatcatcatcaccatcaccatcatcatcatcaccatcatcaacaatcaccatcatcatcatcaccatcatcaccatcatcatcatcaccatcatcaacaatcaccatcatcatcatcatcatcatcatcaccatcatcatcaccatcatcatcatcaccatcatcaacaatcaccatcatcatcaccatcatcatcatcatcatcatcatcaccatcatcaccatcaacaatcaccatcaccatcatcaacaatcaccatcatcatcatcaccatcatcaacaatcaccatcaccatcatcaccatcaccatcatcaccatcaccatcaccatcaccatcatcatcatcaacaatcatcaccatcaccatcatcatcatcaacaatcaccatcaccatcatcatcaccatcaccatcatcatcatcatcatcaacaatcaccatcatcaacaatcaccatcaccatcaccatcatcaccatcatcatcaccatcaccatcatcatcatcatcaccatcaccatcatcatcatcatcaccatcatcatcatcaacaatcaccatcatcaacaatcaccatcaccatcatcaccatcatcatcaccatcaccatcatcatcatcaccatcatcatcatcaccatcatcatcatcatcatcaccatcatcatcaccatcaccatcatcatcaccatcatcatcatcatcatcatcatcatcatcatcatcaccatcaccatcatcatcaccatcatcatcatcaccacagtGAGTATTTCCATGTGACTTCCTTCTTCCCTTCTGTGTGTTTCATACGTGTTTAAATCTTCACAGTTGATGAGACACATCTTCAGCGTGGTGTTCATGAGTGAGAATGTAGTGTAAAGTAAAACTCTCACAGTATCTGTAGTGATGATGTCCTGATGATGagtttaaatgaataattaatgttTTCATGTAACACTTCTAATCCTTGCGTCCTGAAAGAAGTAGAGATTCTCTCCGATATCTGAGGACTGTGATCTATTTTATTTAGGTACAGTATACAGTCTGACATAAAACCTTCtaaaattagagagagagagagagagagagagagagaaagagagagagagagagaaagagagagagcgagagaaagagagagacagagaaagagagagacagagaaagagagagagagagagaaagagaatgtggTTATATGTTTCACTCAGTCAGATTAATCTTCAGCAGTAACTTGTCTTTATGGCCTTCTGCATGCCGCTGGAGCCggaccctgtaacacacacacacacacacacatagatatacacacacacacacagatacacacacacacacacacagatatacatacatatacacacacagatatacacacacacacacacagatatacacacacacacacagatatacatacatatacacacagatatacacacacacacagatatacacacacacacacagatatacacacacacacacacacacagatatacatacatatacacacacagatatacacacacacacacacacacacacacagatatacacacacacacagatatacatacatatacacacacacagatatacacacacacacacacacagatatacatacatatacacacacacagatatacatacacatacacacacacacagatatacatacatatacacacacacagatatatacacacacacacacacacacacacacacacacacacagatatacatacacatacacatacacacacacacacagatatacatacatatacacacacacagatatacacacacacacacacagatatacatacacacacacacacacacagatatacatacacacacacacacacacacacacacagatatacatacatatacacacacacagatatacacacacacacacacacagatatacatacacacacacacacagatatacatacatatacacacacacagatacacacacacacacacacatacagatatacatacacatacacacacacacatacacacacagatatacatacatatacgcacacacagatatacacacacacacacacacacatacagatatacacacacagatatacatacatatacacacacagatatacacacacacacacagatatacatacacacacacacacacacacacacagatatacatacatatacacacacacagatatatacacacacacacacaaacacagatgtacatacacatacacacacacacagatatacatacatatacacacacacagatatatacacacacacacaaacacagatgtacatacatatacacacacacagatatatacacacacacacaaacacagatgtacatacacatacacacacacagatatacacacacacacacacacacagatatacatacacatacacacacacacacagatatacatacatatacacacagatatacacacacacacacacatacagatatacatacacatacacacacacacacagatatacatacatatacacacacagatatacacacacacacacacacatacagatatacatacacatacacacacacacacagatatacatacatatacacacacacagatatacacacacacagatatacatacacatacacacacacacagatatacatacatatacacacacacagatatacacacacacacacacacacagatatacacacacacacatacagatatacatacacatacacacacacacacacacacacagatatacatacatatacacacacacagatatacacacacacacacacagatatacacacacacacacacagatatacatacacatacacacacacacacacacacacacacagatatacatacatatacacacacacagatatatacacacacacacacacacagatgtacatacacatacacagatatacacacacacagatgtacatacacatacacacatacacagatgtacatacacatacacacatacacagatatacatacatatacacacacacagatatacacacacacacacagatgtacacacacacacacacacacagatgtacatacacatacacacatacacagatgtacatacacatacacacatacacagatatacacacacacacacacacagatatacatacatatacacacacacacagatatacacacagatatacatacatatacacacacacagatatacacacacacacacagatgtacatacacatacacagatgtacatacatatacacacacacagatatacatacatatacacacacacacacacacacacacacacacatacacacatacacagatatacacacacacacacacagatatacatacatatacacacacacacagatatacacacagatatacatacatatacacacacacagatatacacacacacacacagatgtacatacacatacacagatgtacatacatatacacacacacagatatacatacatatacacacacacagatatacacacagatatacatacacatacacacatacacagatatacacacacacacacacagatatacatacacacacacacagatatacacacacacacacagatatatacacacacacagatatatacacacacacagatgtacatacacatacacacacaaacacagatatacacacacacacacacacagatatacatacacacacacacagatatacacacacacagatatacatacatatacacacacacagatatatacacacacacagatatatacacacacacagatgtacatacacatacacacacaaacacagatatacacacacacacacacagatatacatacacacacacacagatatacacacacacacagatatacatacatatacacacacacagatatacacacacacaaacacagatgtacatacacatacacacacacacagatatacacacacacacacacacacacacacagatatacatacatacacacacacacacagatatacatacatatacacacacacagatatacacacacacacacacacacacagatgtacatacacatacacacatacacagatgtacatacacatacacagatatacacacacacacacagatatacacacacacacacacagatatacatacatatacacacacacagatatacatacacacacacacacacacacacacacagatgtacatacacatacacacatacacagatgtacatacacatacacacatacacatatatacacacacacacacacagatatacatacacacacacacagatatacacacacacacacacagatatacatacatacacacacacacacacagatatacatacatatacacacacacagatatatacacacacacacacacacacaaacacagatgtacatacacatacacacacacacagatatacacacacacacacacacagatatacatacatacacacacacacacacagatatacatacatatacacacacacacagatatacacacacacagatatacacacactcagatatacacacacacagatatacacacacacacacacaataataaactcCACAGTGCAACAGGTAACATTCACAATCCAGCAGCAAATGAACCTTaaacctctctcactctttctatcactctctctccatctctctctttgacCTTCCATGAATCTCTCACTacatccctctgtctgtctgctactctgtctttctgtccatctgtttGTGTCCATCTCCTGTTCATCCCTCCGTCTATCCCTTCATCTATACATCTGCCTCTCTATCACTCCCTCCCTTTTACTTTATCattccctctccccccccccactgACCTTGTACAGACTGCAGACCAGTAGGAAGAGTGAGTTCATAGCTTTCTGCTGCAGCTCTTCAGTGTGctcctgtaaacacacagatgataaacaggaagcaggaaggTAAAGATGATTAAAGATGAAAGGTTTCCGAATGAGGGAGGTCAATCAGGTGACCGATTCTTCTCACCCCGTTGATGGTGACCCACGGCACGTATTGATGCGGTGGCTGTAAAGCGGCGGTTTTCTTGGCGTTCTCGTGCATTAACTGGTTTCCCTCGTTACCATTCACACAGGCCATGATGTCACCGAAGCTCGTTTCTGGACTGAACACCGCAAGACACTGAGGACAAACAATCACACCATCAATACACACTGACCAGGAACTGACCACTACCAGAGATGACATTTACTGAAACATGCTTTATCTCAGAAAGAAGCAGGCTACCTCACACTGCTGACCACACTGCTGACCAGAAGGTGATCAGCAGaggatgaagagatgaagtgtGATAGAAATCTGGTATAATCATATACAAGACCTGAGGATTGAGACTAATCCGCGTACTGAGCCTAGTTCAGTTAGGGTTAAACTCGTCTGGTCCAGGTCAGATTAGTTAGTCTGGGTCAGATTATTGCCAGTGTGGATTAGGCTCAGATTAATGTGGGATAAACAGAGACCCTGTCTGACTGAGGTTACATTATTTCAGGATATATTTGAGGCTGGAGTGGTCCATGTGAGGAAACCTGGGGTCAAAGCAGGTGACTAATCTGAGATTACAGTAAGTTTAAGTCTGTTAGAGTAACACCAGTTAGGAGTCTGTGTCCCACTGAGGGTAGTGTGGGTCAGAGTGACGCCGTCCTGGACTAAGGGCCAGACAGAGTCAGGTCAGATTAAATCTGAGGCCAATATTGACCCCCTGAGGCTATTCTATTTGAGGGgcgtggtggctcaagtggttaaggctctaggttgttgaCCAAAAGATTGGaaattgccactgttgggcccttgagcaaagtccttaaccctctctgctccaggggtgctgtatcatggctgaccctgcgctctgaccccaatctccaaggatgagatatgtgaagaaagaatttcactgtgctgtaatgtatatgtgacaaaaaaaggCTATTTTTGGTCAGAGGCAGAGGTGTAAAATCAGTGATCATGAAGACTTACAGATTCTGCCGCCTTCACCACGTTCTCAGCAGCTTCCATGCAGTAAATCACAGGAACCGCAGCACTGGGCACTTTCTTCATCACAcacgtctgaacacacacacacacacacacaaacacacacacacacacattaatcagaggatcacacacacacacacctgagcaggTGTAGCTATGACATCACCCTGTTTTTATCATCCTGATTATTTTCTATAGTCTCACCTCGATCATGTTGCCCAGACACTCGTCCGGTCCGTGCTGACAGGTGAACTCGTACTTGTCTCCGACCTGCTTCTCCTGCAGGACACAGACCCAGGGGTCAGTGAGAATTCACAGCGTTTAAATCCtgacttctgattggtcatcaggtgctgattaattctctctaacagtgGCGCAGgtttatacacatacatatatataacgCTTCACTCTGATACGTTagggtttctatagcaacagctcagacgtgtacagcacacactccaccgtgtcacgtgtggaaggagtctccagtgtcagcacagtctgaaataaagctgtaacttGAAGCTTCTTGTGTCAGTGttaattacagtgtgtgtgtgtgtgtgtgtgtgtgtgtgctgtacctCTGCGTTGCCGTACGGGATGAGATCCACGTTAATGATGTTCCTCAGCATGATGAGAGTGGGCATGAACTGTAACGCCATAAACTCCTGGCAATCAGGACACAGAGACTCATAATACAGAGACACACTGACAGGAACAGCGCTTCTGCTGGAGTtcacctgctcacacacacacacacacatggaattCTGTGTGATTATTAGGCATTATTACTACAACACATGACTTCCAGACGCTCTACAGGTTGGAATCTTGTGGCTTGGTGGTggtcactgctgctgtggatagatctgaGTGGTCAATCTGTGACCCAGGAACTGGCTGTAGACAGAACCACTCAGAGACTATTACACCTGATCTGAACAtctctgaactgctgttgcatcggtcagctttcagcaggaaggaattagtgtcaagtctata
The window above is part of the Hemibagrus wyckioides isolate EC202008001 linkage group LG17, SWU_Hwy_1.0, whole genome shotgun sequence genome. Proteins encoded here:
- the LOC131368105 gene encoding gamma-interferon-inducible lysosomal thiol reductase-like, whose amino-acid sequence is MCVLKFALVCLVVLVKECTSSPTDKFWVNSSRSAVPVSVSLYYESLCPDCQEFMALQFMPTLIMLRNIINVDLIPYGNAEEKQVGDKYEFTCQHGPDECLGNMIETCVMKKVPSAAVPVIYCMEAAENVVKAAESCLAVFSPETSFGDIMACVNGNEGNQLMHENAKKTAALQPPHQYVPWVTINGEHTEELQQKAMNSLFLLVCSLYKGPAPAACRRP